A single Inediibacterium massiliense DNA region contains:
- a CDS encoding Rpn family recombination-promoting nuclease/putative transposase, whose product MHKKKVVDDNFIMSPKIDFAFKLLFGDPKNMDLLKALLIAILKVPSNEFEDLKIINNELPREFAEDKKGILDVRGKTKNGKEIDIEIQVLATKYMAERTAYYWSKMYTNQIKSGDTYDKLKKCITINIIDFECIPLDKIHTSYHIIEDETGYRLTDVLEIHYLELPKLENRNIIKDENEAITQWMEFIDTQSREVMEMLSRKNKDIKKAYDILQVISKDEKARMAYEAREAEIHDQMTRIKVAREEGIEKGRQEGKVELVKNLLLVGVDIEKIIKASGFTKEDIENIKRKYTN is encoded by the coding sequence ATGCATAAGAAAAAAGTGGTGGATGATAATTTCATCATGTCACCTAAAATAGATTTCGCATTTAAGCTTTTATTTGGAGATCCTAAAAACATGGACTTGTTAAAAGCGTTATTAATTGCAATATTAAAAGTACCATCTAATGAATTTGAAGATTTAAAGATTATTAATAATGAATTACCACGTGAATTTGCAGAAGATAAAAAAGGAATACTAGATGTAAGAGGAAAGACAAAAAATGGGAAAGAAATTGATATAGAGATTCAAGTGTTAGCAACGAAATACATGGCAGAAAGAACGGCATATTATTGGTCAAAGATGTACACGAATCAAATAAAATCAGGAGATACTTATGATAAACTTAAAAAATGTATAACCATTAATATAATAGATTTTGAATGTATTCCATTAGATAAAATACATACAAGTTATCACATAATAGAAGATGAAACAGGATATAGATTGACAGATGTACTTGAGATTCATTATTTAGAACTACCAAAACTTGAAAATAGGAATATCATAAAAGATGAAAATGAAGCAATAACTCAATGGATGGAATTTATAGATACGCAATCTAGGGAGGTGATGGAAATGCTTTCTCGTAAAAATAAAGATATAAAAAAAGCATATGATATACTTCAAGTAATTAGTAAAGATGAAAAAGCAAGAATGGCATATGAAGCAAGAGAAGCAGAAATTCATGACCAAATGACAAGGATCAAAGTAGCTAGAGAAGAAGGAATAGAAAAAGGGAGACAAGAAGGTAAAGTTGAGTTAGTAAAAAATTTATTATTAGTTGGAGTAGATATAGAAAAAATTATAAAAGCTTCAGGATTTACCAAGGAAGATATAGAGAATATAAAAAGGAAGTACACTAATTAG
- a CDS encoding S-layer homology domain-containing protein — protein MKKIIKKSLCTLLTTCLVGITLLHPIQVNALISDWAKPYIDDLKKNLDLSESLIDPAKFQNNITREEFAELAVLLFAKAKGIDVKDMDSKEPFTDTDNPYVGKAFNAKILSGTSPTTFDPKANITREQIAVMLTQELEGLGEKGTKTAPPANFSDMHLVNDWAKFGINYITKDYIMNGVEGNRINPQGTTTREQAMTLIDRLAIVKGYFPKTETTPEVKPPEQEIPPVPEKPVSIFDQTREEVARIDRFITVDGYQVPSDYKKDMSVRVINRKDCAEINLLLGHFNATNKPNYNLGMLDKFTAIMRENGVEEKHLQKIKGDLEVDITGNHNKGRFVGGYHYSVHQPNGLNVKVTVTDGVHIMLSRN, from the coding sequence ATGAAAAAAATAATCAAAAAATCTTTATGTACTTTACTCACAACTTGTTTGGTAGGAATCACCTTACTTCATCCCATACAAGTGAATGCACTGATAAGTGATTGGGCGAAGCCTTATATTGATGACTTAAAGAAAAATCTTGATTTATCAGAAAGTTTAATCGACCCTGCTAAGTTCCAAAACAATATTACAAGAGAAGAATTTGCAGAACTAGCAGTACTATTATTCGCTAAAGCAAAAGGAATCGACGTAAAAGACATGGATTCAAAAGAACCATTCACCGATACAGATAATCCATATGTAGGAAAGGCTTTCAACGCAAAAATTCTTAGTGGTACTAGCCCTACTACATTCGACCCAAAAGCAAATATCACTCGTGAACAAATCGCAGTAATGTTAACACAAGAACTTGAAGGTTTAGGAGAAAAAGGTACTAAAACAGCTCCTCCTGCTAATTTCAGTGATATGCACTTAGTAAATGATTGGGCAAAATTCGGTATCAACTATATTACTAAAGATTATATTATGAATGGTGTTGAAGGAAATAGAATCAACCCACAAGGAACTACTACACGTGAACAAGCTATGACATTAATTGACCGTTTAGCAATCGTAAAAGGATATTTCCCAAAAACTGAAACTACACCAGAGGTAAAACCTCCAGAACAAGAAATACCTCCTGTACCAGAAAAACCAGTATCAATTTTCGATCAAACAAGAGAAGAAGTCGCAAGAATTGACAGGTTTATTACAGTAGATGGTTATCAAGTACCAAGTGATTATAAAAAAGATATGTCAGTAAGAGTAATTAATAGAAAAGACTGTGCTGAAATAAATCTTTTATTAGGTCACTTCAACGCTACTAACAAACCTAATTATAATTTAGGTATGCTTGATAAATTTACAGCAATAATGAGAGAAAATGGTGTTGAGGAAAAACATTTACAAAAGATTAAAGGTGATTTAGAGGTTGATATTACAGGAAATCACAATAAGGGCAGATTTGTAGGTGGTTACCATTATTCAGTTCATCAACCTAATGGTTTAAATGTCAAAGTTACTGTTACTGATGGAGTTCATATAATGCTATCTAGAAATTAA
- a CDS encoding Rpn family recombination-promoting nuclease/putative transposase encodes MHKKKVVDDNFIMSPKIDFAFKLLFGDPKNMDLLKALLIAILKVPSNEFEDLKIINNELPREFAEDKKGILDVRGKTKNGKEIDIEIQVLATKYMAERTAYYWSKMYTNQIKSGDTYDKLKKCITINIIDFECIPLDKIHTSYHIIEDETGYRLTDVLEIHYLELPKLENRNIIKDENEAITQWMEFIDTQSREVMEMLSRKNKDIKKAYDILQVISKDEKARMAYEAREAEIHDQMTRIKVAREEGIEKGRQEGRQEGKVELVKNLLLVGVDIEKIIKASGFTKEDIENIKRKYTN; translated from the coding sequence ATGCATAAGAAAAAAGTGGTGGATGATAATTTCATCATGTCACCTAAAATAGATTTCGCATTTAAGCTTTTATTTGGAGATCCTAAAAACATGGACTTGTTAAAAGCGTTATTAATTGCAATATTAAAAGTACCATCTAATGAATTTGAAGATTTAAAGATTATTAATAATGAATTACCACGTGAATTTGCAGAAGATAAAAAAGGAATACTAGATGTAAGAGGAAAGACAAAAAATGGGAAAGAAATTGATATAGAGATTCAAGTGTTAGCAACGAAATACATGGCAGAAAGAACGGCATATTATTGGTCAAAGATGTACACGAATCAAATAAAATCAGGAGATACTTATGATAAACTTAAAAAATGTATAACCATTAATATAATAGATTTTGAATGTATTCCATTAGATAAAATACATACAAGTTATCACATAATAGAAGATGAAACAGGATATAGATTGACAGATGTACTTGAGATTCATTATTTAGAACTACCAAAACTTGAAAATAGGAATATCATAAAAGATGAAAATGAAGCAATAACTCAATGGATGGAATTTATAGATACGCAATCTAGGGAGGTGATGGAAATGCTTTCTCGCAAAAATAAAGATATAAAAAAAGCATATGATATACTTCAAGTAATTAGTAAAGATGAAAAAGCAAGAATGGCATATGAAGCAAGAGAAGCAGAAATTCATGACCAAATGACAAGGATCAAAGTAGCTAGAGAAGAAGGAATAGAAAAAGGGAGACAAGAAGGCAGACAAGAAGGTAAAGTTGAGTTAGTAAAAAATTTATTATTAGTTGGAGTAGATATAGAAAAAATTATAAAAGCTTCGGGATTTACTAAGGAAGATATAGAGAATATAAAAAGGAAGTACACTAATTAG
- a CDS encoding Athe_2463 domain-containing protein has translation MLKRILGLVLVINLILLSIIPSFALDDTSGFDPKVFLDANKHLTFSELMVNIDNLLTPENKKAVFKYIETSGKSLDQLKDDYDDNWREFITDIYIENGESIIEGIRPANMYELQRKWIKTYNETAVEKKSKSADKMIEETNDFIEDYFNLKDYNVCTVLGLGQGQKYIRKVIETYDSKGNFVTTSLNTQLFMDALNRYDILNGEIAQQTYPMFIYGEPWEFDSKTGRFRYLGVNETLIPITNPNFRNDENSNHKFDDKSKRLFVERFWLEDYDEMFGSSKNVDRNLWRESRIDKWVKYLDTNGKDDFARDILNAAVIKGMKDYWGQGKHNRLSQKFGEQGTDYQDFLPYVHIFVPPSLYSFGMGMTVTQVAGSKSLCTTTYFMV, from the coding sequence ATGTTAAAAAGAATTTTAGGTTTAGTATTAGTAATAAATTTAATTTTATTGAGTATTATTCCTAGTTTTGCATTAGATGATACATCAGGATTTGACCCAAAAGTATTTTTAGATGCAAATAAGCATTTAACATTTTCAGAATTAATGGTTAATATAGATAATTTATTAACTCCAGAAAATAAAAAAGCTGTTTTCAAGTATATAGAAACATCTGGAAAATCTTTAGATCAATTAAAAGATGATTATGATGACAATTGGAGAGAATTTATAACAGATATATATATTGAAAATGGAGAGAGTATTATAGAAGGTATCAGACCTGCTAATATGTATGAACTCCAAAGAAAATGGATTAAAACATATAATGAAACAGCAGTAGAAAAAAAGAGTAAAAGTGCAGATAAAATGATCGAAGAAACAAATGATTTTATTGAAGATTATTTTAATTTAAAAGATTATAATGTATGCACTGTACTAGGTTTAGGACAAGGACAAAAATATATAAGAAAAGTAATAGAAACTTATGATAGTAAAGGAAATTTTGTTACTACAAGTTTAAACACTCAACTTTTTATGGATGCACTAAATAGGTATGACATTCTAAACGGAGAGATCGCACAACAAACTTATCCGATGTTCATATATGGAGAACCATGGGAATTTGATTCAAAAACTGGAAGGTTTAGATACTTAGGAGTAAATGAAACTTTAATTCCAATAACAAATCCTAACTTCCGTAATGATGAAAATAGTAACCATAAGTTTGATGATAAATCAAAACGTTTATTTGTAGAAAGATTTTGGTTAGAAGATTATGATGAAATGTTTGGTAGCAGTAAAAATGTAGATCGTAATTTATGGAGAGAATCTCGAATAGATAAATGGGTAAAATACTTAGACACTAATGGCAAAGATGACTTCGCAAGAGATATATTAAACGCAGCAGTTATTAAAGGAATGAAAGATTATTGGGGACAAGGTAAACATAATAGGTTATCACAAAAATTTGGTGAGCAAGGAACAGATTATCAAGACTTCTTACCTTATGTACATATTTTCGTTCCACCTTCACTATATTCATTCGGAATGGGTATGACTGTAACACAAGTAGCAGGGTCTAAATCCTTATGCACCACTACCTACTTTATGGTATAA
- a CDS encoding S-layer homology domain-containing protein has product MKKIIKKSLCTLLTTCLIGITLLHPIQVDAQESDWAKPYIDDLKKNLDLSESLIDPAKFQTNITREEFAELAVLLFAKAKGIDVKDMDSKEPFTDTDNPYVGKAFNAKILKGFSDTEFRPKAHITREQIAVMLTQELEGLGEKGTKTAPPANFSDMYAVSDWAKFGINYITKDYIMNGVEGNRINPQGTTTREQAMTLLDRLAIVKGYFPKTETTPEVKPPEQEIPPVPENPVSIFDQTREEVARIDRFITVDGYQVPSDYKKDMSVRVINRKDCAEINLLLGHFNATDKPNYNLGMLDKFTAIMRENGVEEQHIQKVKGDLEKSINASMYKEFIGGYHYSVHQPNGLNVKVTVTDGVHIMLSRN; this is encoded by the coding sequence ATGAAAAAAATAATCAAAAAATCTTTATGTACTTTACTCACAACTTGTTTGATAGGAATCACCTTACTTCATCCCATACAAGTTGATGCACAAGAAAGCGATTGGGCTAAGCCTTATATCGATGACTTAAAGAAAAATCTTGATTTATCAGAAAGTTTAATCGACCCTGCTAAGTTCCAAACCAATATTACAAGAGAAGAATTTGCAGAATTAGCAGTACTATTATTTGCTAAAGCAAAAGGAATCGACGTAAAAGACATGGATTCAAAAGAACCATTCACCGATACTGATAATCCATATGTAGGAAAGGCTTTCAACGCAAAAATTCTTAAAGGGTTTAGTGATACAGAGTTCAGACCAAAAGCCCATATCACTCGTGAACAAATTGCAGTAATGTTAACACAAGAACTTGAAGGTTTAGGAGAAAAAGGTACTAAAACAGCTCCTCCTGCTAATTTTAGCGATATGTATGCAGTAAGCGATTGGGCAAAATTCGGTATCAACTATATTACAAAAGATTATATTATGAATGGTGTTGAAGGAAATAGAATCAACCCGCAAGGAACTACTACACGTGAACAAGCTATGACATTACTTGACCGTTTGGCAATTGTAAAAGGATATTTCCCAAAAACTGAAACTACACCAGAGGTAAAACCACCAGAACAAGAAATACCACCAGTTCCAGAAAACCCAGTATCAATTTTCGATCAAACAAGAGAAGAAGTTGCAAGAATTGATAGGTTTATTACAGTGGACGGTTATCAAGTACCAAGTGATTATAAAAAAGATATGTCAGTAAGAGTAATTAATAGAAAAGACTGTGCTGAAATAAATCTTTTACTAGGTCACTTCAACGCTACTGACAAACCTAACTATAATTTAGGTATGCTTGATAAATTTACAGCAATAATGAGAGAAAATGGCGTTGAAGAACAACATATACAAAAGGTTAAAGGTGATTTAGAAAAATCTATAAATGCATCAATGTATAAAGAATTTATAGGTGGTTATCATTACTCAGTTCATCAACCTAATGGTTTAAATGTAAAAGTTACTGTTACTGATGGAGTTCATATAATGCTATCTAGAAACTAA
- a CDS encoding S-layer homology domain-containing protein has product MKKIIKKSLCTLLTTCLVGITLLHPIQVNALISDWAKPYIDDLKKNLDLSESLIDPAKFQDNITREEFAELAVLLFAKAKGIDVKDMDSKEPFIDTDNPYVGKAFNAKILSGTSPTTFDPKANITREQIAVMLTQELEGLGEKGTKTAPPANFSDMYAVSDWAKFGINYITKDYIMNGVEGNRINPQGTTTREQAMTLIDRLAIVKGYFPKTETTPEVKPPEQEKPPVPEIPVSIFDQTREEVARIDRFMNYEAPNVLSEKEKLEAMINETNFSSKTNYFVWVDTNKYKTYIFERKNKNWNLSKIMPCTDGKASTPTVRGNFEICGRSPWITSYNGKVKAKYKVRFFQNYYFHSILFDSNGENIIDSRLGESLSRGCIRLSVDDAKWIYDHIKDGTKVYVN; this is encoded by the coding sequence ATGAAAAAAATAATCAAAAAATCTTTATGTACTTTACTCACAACTTGTTTGGTAGGAATCACCTTACTTCATCCCATACAAGTGAATGCACTGATAAGTGATTGGGCGAAGCCTTATATTGATGACTTGAAGAAAAATCTTGATTTATCAGAAAGTTTAATCGACCCTGCTAAATTCCAAGATAATATCACAAGAGAAGAATTTGCAGAATTAGCAGTACTATTATTCGCTAAAGCAAAAGGAATCGACGTAAAAGACATGGATTCAAAAGAACCTTTTATAGATACTGATAATCCATATGTAGGAAAGGCTTTCAACGCTAAAATTCTTAGTGGTACTAGCCCTACTACATTCGACCCAAAAGCAAATATCACACGTGAACAAATCGCAGTAATGTTAACACAAGAACTTGAAGGTTTAGGAGAAAAAGGTACTAAAACAGCCCCTCCTGCTAATTTCAGTGATATGTATGCAGTAAGCGATTGGGCAAAATTTGGTATCAATTATATTACAAAAGATTATATTATGAATGGTGTTGAAGGAAATAGAATCAACCCACAAGGAACTACTACACGTGAACAAGCTATGACACTAATTGACCGTTTGGCAATCGTAAAAGGGTATTTCCCAAAAACTGAAACTACTCCAGAGGTAAAACCTCCAGAACAAGAAAAACCTCCTGTACCAGAAATACCAGTATCAATTTTCGATCAAACAAGAGAAGAAGTCGCAAGAATTGATAGGTTTATGAATTATGAAGCTCCAAATGTTCTCTCAGAAAAAGAAAAATTAGAAGCAATGATCAATGAAACAAATTTTAGTAGTAAAACAAATTATTTTGTATGGGTAGATACCAATAAATATAAGACTTATATTTTTGAAAGAAAAAATAAAAATTGGAATCTTTCTAAAATAATGCCCTGTACAGACGGAAAAGCATCCACACCAACTGTAAGAGGTAATTTTGAAATTTGTGGCAGATCTCCATGGATAACTTCTTATAATGGAAAAGTAAAAGCCAAATATAAAGTAAGATTTTTTCAAAATTATTATTTTCATTCTATTTTATTTGATTCTAATGGGGAAAATATTATCGATTCAAGACTTGGTGAATCTCTTTCTCGTGGGTGTATCAGACTTAGTGTAGATGATGCAAAGTGGATATATGATCATATCAAGGATGGTACAAAAGTATATGTAAATTAA
- a CDS encoding ABC transporter ATP-binding protein: MKTKKESPLSFIGQFAKPYKSGFAVAILLAILGVMGGMIPYFAVAKIITGLVAGIAIKDFYMKWVLIAFMGYIIKVLGANLSTGKSHEMTFTVLKDIRKRLMQKLEKVPMGLLLDTPSGRLKNIIVDLVERLETTFAHLIPEMTANILGPLFLLMYLFYLDWRMALISLITLPVGMAFMGVVMKTYPIQYEKSVKIGKEMNDAIVEYIGGIEVIKAFSQSASSYDKYSSSVTNNASFYYNWMTICMWPISAMRIICPAVLVTVLPIGFLFYSSGSLTGLEFISIIIVSMSIIDPIINAMDYVDSLAIGETTINMVKEILSWEELKRPAKSKEIKSNHIEFKNVGFSYHEKDLLVVNNISLTIPQNSFTAFVGPSGSGKSTLAKLLAGFWDVTEGKITIGGIDLKDISQKDLANKIAYVSQDNFLFDDTIMNNIRTGNPYATDQEVYQAAKSAGCDFIDQLPNKYNTIVGGKGGHLSGGERQRIAIARAILKNAPIIILDEATAYIDPENEAIIQRSINQLVKGKTLIVIAHRLSTITSANQIALINNGNLEMTGTHEELLQKSELYKSMWTAHIGGKDGDIND; encoded by the coding sequence ATGAAAACTAAAAAAGAAAGTCCACTATCCTTTATAGGACAATTTGCAAAACCTTACAAAAGCGGTTTTGCTGTAGCTATTTTACTTGCCATTTTAGGTGTTATGGGTGGTATGATACCTTATTTTGCAGTAGCTAAAATTATTACTGGATTAGTAGCAGGTATTGCAATAAAAGATTTTTATATGAAATGGGTACTTATTGCTTTTATGGGCTATATTATAAAAGTTTTAGGTGCCAATTTGTCTACAGGTAAATCTCACGAAATGACCTTTACAGTTTTAAAAGACATAAGAAAAAGATTAATGCAAAAATTAGAAAAAGTTCCTATGGGTTTACTGTTAGATACTCCTTCGGGTAGACTTAAAAACATTATTGTCGACCTTGTAGAAAGGCTTGAAACCACTTTTGCACACCTTATCCCTGAAATGACTGCTAATATTTTAGGGCCACTATTTTTACTTATGTATTTATTTTATCTAGATTGGCGAATGGCACTTATTTCTCTGATCACACTTCCTGTTGGAATGGCGTTTATGGGAGTTGTAATGAAAACTTATCCCATTCAATACGAAAAATCTGTAAAAATCGGAAAAGAAATGAATGATGCAATCGTAGAATATATAGGGGGAATTGAAGTCATAAAAGCTTTCAGTCAAAGTGCAAGCTCTTATGACAAATATTCCTCTTCCGTAACTAACAATGCTTCTTTTTATTATAATTGGATGACAATTTGTATGTGGCCAATTTCCGCAATGCGTATCATATGTCCTGCCGTTCTTGTGACGGTACTTCCTATCGGATTTTTATTTTATTCATCAGGAAGTCTTACAGGCCTTGAGTTTATAAGTATTATAATTGTTTCAATGAGTATAATAGATCCCATCATCAATGCAATGGATTATGTAGATAGTTTAGCTATAGGAGAAACTACAATAAATATGGTAAAAGAAATACTTTCTTGGGAAGAACTAAAAAGACCTGCTAAAAGCAAAGAAATAAAATCAAACCATATAGAATTTAAAAACGTAGGATTTTCCTATCACGAAAAAGACTTATTAGTTGTAAACAATATATCCCTTACTATTCCTCAAAATTCCTTTACCGCATTTGTAGGTCCATCTGGCTCTGGCAAATCCACTCTTGCAAAATTACTTGCAGGATTTTGGGATGTGACAGAGGGTAAAATTACAATCGGAGGTATTGACTTAAAAGATATATCTCAAAAAGATTTGGCGAATAAAATAGCATATGTATCACAGGACAATTTTTTATTTGATGATACGATCATGAATAACATTCGCACAGGCAATCCCTACGCAACAGATCAAGAAGTTTATCAAGCTGCAAAATCAGCAGGATGTGATTTTATAGATCAGTTACCTAATAAGTACAATACAATAGTAGGAGGAAAAGGCGGTCATCTTTCTGGAGGAGAAAGACAAAGAATTGCTATAGCAAGAGCAATTCTTAAAAATGCACCTATTATTATTCTTGACGAAGCAACGGCATATATCGATCCGGAAAATGAGGCGATTATTCAGCGTTCAATCAATCAGCTTGTAAAAGGAAAGACCCTTATAGTCATAGCTCACAGATTATCAACTATCACTTCTGCCAATCAAATAGCACTTATCAATAATGGTAACCTTGAAATGACAGGAACACATGAGGAACTTTTGCAGAAATCAGAACTTTATAAATCCATGTGGACTGCACATATTGGAGGAAAGGATGGCGATATAAATGATTAA
- the hisS gene encoding histidine--tRNA ligase, translating into MKNQIVKPSILPGFMELLPSDQILFNKILDTIKNNYEGFGFIPMDTPIIEKSEILLAKGGGETTKQIYRFNKGKNDISLRFDLTVPFARYVSQYSQDLTFPLRRYQIGKVFRGERNQKGRFREFYQCDIDIINRGKLNIINDAEIPSIIYSVFKELDIDSFTIYINNRKLLNGYFEYLKIKNKEEVLRTIDKLDKIGEDQVKEELKLLCIENEVIEKLLKFIKINGDNNEILTKLKNLGVENELFQEGLNELEKVVYYIGCFKVPKEFYNINLKIARGLDYYTGTVYETMLNDYLNIGSICSGGRYDDLAQNYTTEKLSGVGISIGLTRLFYQLKEANLLKMDSSSTTSQVIVVPMDTEYINESIHLVNELRNKKVRSELYLEENKLGKKLNYANKLEVSYIVLVGKEEVETGFFTLKDMKTGSQNKFSMKEIIEVLNKR; encoded by the coding sequence ATGAAAAATCAAATTGTAAAACCATCTATATTACCAGGCTTTATGGAGTTGCTTCCATCAGATCAAATATTATTTAATAAAATACTAGATACGATTAAAAATAATTATGAAGGGTTTGGATTTATTCCAATGGATACACCTATTATAGAAAAATCAGAGATACTCCTTGCGAAAGGGGGAGGAGAGACAACAAAGCAGATTTATAGATTTAATAAAGGGAAAAATGATATTTCCCTTCGATTTGATTTGACGGTACCCTTTGCTAGGTATGTTTCTCAGTATAGTCAGGATCTAACTTTTCCTCTTAGAAGGTATCAAATCGGAAAGGTATTTAGAGGAGAGAGAAATCAAAAGGGTCGCTTTCGTGAATTTTATCAATGTGATATAGACATTATCAATCGTGGGAAATTAAATATTATCAATGATGCAGAAATTCCAAGTATTATCTATTCTGTATTTAAAGAATTAGATATTGATTCATTTACCATATATATCAATAATAGAAAGCTTTTAAATGGTTATTTTGAATATCTAAAAATCAAGAATAAAGAAGAGGTACTCAGAACAATAGATAAATTAGATAAAATAGGAGAAGATCAAGTGAAGGAGGAGCTTAAGTTACTTTGCATAGAAAATGAAGTGATTGAAAAGTTATTAAAATTTATCAAAATAAATGGCGATAATAATGAAATATTGACAAAACTAAAAAATTTAGGAGTAGAAAATGAGTTGTTTCAAGAAGGATTGAATGAGCTTGAAAAAGTAGTTTATTATATAGGTTGTTTTAAAGTTCCAAAAGAGTTTTATAATATCAATCTAAAGATTGCAAGAGGACTAGATTATTATACTGGAACAGTATATGAGACCATGTTGAATGACTATTTAAATATAGGATCTATATGTTCTGGAGGAAGATATGATGATTTGGCTCAGAATTATACTACAGAAAAATTATCAGGAGTTGGAATCTCTATAGGACTGACTCGCTTATTTTATCAGCTAAAAGAAGCCAATCTTCTTAAGATGGATAGTAGTTCGACAACTTCACAAGTCATTGTAGTTCCAATGGATACAGAATATATAAATGAATCTATCCATTTGGTGAATGAGTTAAGAAATAAAAAAGTGAGAAGTGAATTATATCTAGAAGAAAATAAGCTTGGTAAAAAGCTTAATTATGCCAATAAGCTGGAAGTTTCATATATTGTTTTAGTAGGAAAAGAAGAAGTAGAAACAGGATTTTTTACATTAAAAGATATGAAGACGGGTAGTCAGAATAAATTCTCTATGAAAGAAATAATTGAGGTTTTGAATAAGAGATAA
- a CDS encoding TetR/AcrR family transcriptional regulator: MARPFSENYDDVMKYAKEEFLQKGFKDASLRNIAQKARVTTGLIYSRFSNKEELFSAVVSPVLDKFNKSFFESLEDFNQKEVYEEIEIRKDYSTGELFCMIEYIYEHFDIFKILVTGSDGTKYKYFIDKMVELEEEYTKLYIKKTGNDCYEKGRLSDELLHILTTAFFNGVFEVVKHHMPKDQAIVYITQLNEFYNYGWKNIFKE; the protein is encoded by the coding sequence TTGGCAAGACCGTTCTCAGAAAATTACGATGATGTAATGAAATATGCAAAGGAAGAATTTTTACAAAAGGGATTTAAAGATGCTTCTTTAAGAAATATCGCACAAAAAGCTAGGGTTACAACTGGACTCATATACTCACGTTTTTCAAACAAAGAGGAATTATTTTCTGCCGTGGTATCTCCTGTACTTGACAAATTTAACAAAAGTTTTTTTGAATCTCTAGAAGATTTTAACCAAAAGGAAGTGTACGAAGAAATTGAAATAAGAAAAGATTATTCAACGGGAGAGCTATTTTGTATGATTGAATACATATATGAACATTTTGATATTTTTAAAATTCTCGTTACAGGCTCTGACGGAACAAAGTATAAGTATTTCATAGACAAAATGGTTGAATTAGAGGAAGAATACACCAAACTCTATATCAAAAAAACTGGAAACGACTGTTATGAGAAAGGTAGACTTTCAGATGAATTACTTCATATTTTGACAACTGCATTTTTTAACGGTGTATTCGAAGTTGTAAAACACCATATGCCAAAAGATCAAGCTATTGTGTATATAACTCAATTAAACGAGTTCTATAATTACGGTTGGAAGAACATATTTAAAGAATAA